The bacterium genome contains a region encoding:
- a CDS encoding YlxR family protein: MGRRDLDAGRTCLGCRRRRPRAEMIRIVRDPEGDACFDLEGRLPGRGAWVCPSPACVEALTAGALAHVLRAPVRLAPPQSRRRQLADVLGRRVGNLLTIARRMRGLATGPTG, encoded by the coding sequence ATGGGCCGGCGGGACCTTGATGCCGGGCGCACGTGCCTCGGCTGCCGGCGGCGGCGCCCGCGCGCGGAGATGATCCGTATCGTGCGCGACCCGGAGGGCGACGCCTGCTTCGACCTCGAGGGACGGCTGCCCGGCCGCGGCGCCTGGGTCTGCCCCTCCCCGGCGTGCGTGGAAGCGCTCACGGCCGGAGCCCTCGCCCACGTGCTGCGGGCGCCCGTGCGGCTCGCGCCCCCGCAGTCCCGGCGGCGCCAGCTGGCGGATGTCCTCGGGCGGCGGGTGGGCAACCTGCTGACGATCGCGCGCCGGATGCGCGGGCTCGCGACGGGACCCACGGG
- the nusA gene encoding transcription termination factor NusA → MNRELMHVIDQISFERGLDRAEVVQALETALISASRKRLGEDGQLRVRLNQDTGDLEILVMKTVVERPQDVLAEIPLAAARAIDPEAQLGGKVEALTDLADFGRVAAQTAKQVIVQRVREAERDHIHHDFKGREGDILTGTVHHKEKGDLLVDLGKTEGVLPKKEQIPRESYRGGDQIRAFVLEVRRTIRGPQVILSRTAPEFLVRLFALEVPEIRQGLVKILGAARDPGERAKIAVLSTAKDVDAVGACVGVKGSRVQSVVRELRGEKVDIVPYAEDVRAFLVNALAPALVDRVEVDEGRHALLAVVPDDQLSLAIGKKGQNVRLAAKLLGWEVDIKSRTEVDGPAAAEAAEGDAPDGPAGP, encoded by the coding sequence ATGAACCGTGAACTGATGCACGTCATCGACCAGATCAGCTTCGAGCGCGGCCTCGACCGCGCCGAGGTCGTCCAGGCGCTCGAGACCGCCCTGATCTCGGCCTCGCGCAAGCGCCTCGGCGAGGACGGCCAGCTGCGGGTCCGCCTCAACCAGGACACCGGCGACCTGGAGATCCTCGTGATGAAGACGGTCGTCGAGCGCCCGCAGGACGTGCTCGCGGAGATCCCGCTCGCGGCGGCGCGGGCCATCGACCCGGAGGCGCAGCTCGGCGGGAAGGTCGAGGCGCTCACCGACCTGGCCGACTTCGGGCGCGTCGCCGCGCAGACCGCCAAGCAGGTGATCGTGCAGCGCGTGCGGGAGGCCGAGCGCGACCACATCCACCACGACTTCAAGGGGCGCGAGGGGGACATCCTCACCGGCACCGTGCACCACAAGGAGAAGGGCGACCTGCTCGTCGACCTCGGCAAGACCGAGGGGGTGCTGCCGAAGAAGGAGCAGATCCCGCGCGAGTCCTACCGCGGCGGCGATCAGATCCGGGCCTTCGTGCTCGAGGTGCGCCGCACCATCCGCGGCCCGCAGGTGATCCTCAGCCGCACCGCGCCGGAGTTCCTCGTGCGCCTCTTCGCGCTCGAGGTCCCCGAGATCCGGCAGGGGCTCGTGAAGATCCTCGGCGCCGCGCGCGACCCGGGCGAGCGGGCCAAGATCGCGGTGCTCTCCACGGCCAAGGACGTCGACGCGGTCGGCGCCTGCGTCGGCGTCAAGGGCTCGCGCGTGCAATCGGTGGTGCGCGAGCTGCGCGGCGAGAAGGTGGACATCGTCCCGTACGCCGAGGACGTGCGCGCGTTTCTCGTGAACGCGCTGGCGCCGGCGCTCGTTGATCGCGTGGAGGTCGACGAGGGCCGGCACGCGCTGCTCGCGGTCGTCCCGGACGACCAGCTCTCGCTGGCGATCGGCAAGAAGGGCCAGAACGTCCGGCTCGCGGCCAAGCTCCTCGGCTGGGAGGTGGACATCAAGAGCCGCACGGAGGTCGACGGCCCGGCGGCGGCCGAGGCCGCGGAAGGGGATGCGCCTGATGGGCCGGCGGGACCTTGA
- the rimP gene encoding ribosome maturation factor RimP: MSRRQQAEEAAAKIATPILAGLGLELLDVTLTGPGKAPILRFTLDRPGGGVTVDELQAASGAIETALEVAEVLPGRYNLEVSSPGIDRPWKRLEDFARHVGERASLKTFAPLADGRRQLTGRLLAVEGGLVRFEPDGGAPVEIEFSNIAAARPEVDWAALLRGRRPSPAAESGGSAHEP, translated from the coding sequence ATGTCGCGCCGTCAGCAGGCCGAGGAGGCCGCCGCGAAGATCGCGACGCCGATCCTCGCCGGGCTCGGGCTCGAGCTGCTCGATGTGACGCTCACGGGCCCCGGCAAGGCGCCGATCCTGCGCTTCACGCTGGACCGCCCCGGCGGCGGCGTGACCGTGGACGAGCTGCAGGCGGCGAGCGGGGCCATCGAGACCGCCCTCGAGGTCGCGGAGGTGCTCCCGGGCCGCTACAACCTCGAGGTCTCCTCCCCCGGCATCGACCGGCCGTGGAAGCGCCTCGAGGACTTCGCCCGCCACGTGGGCGAGCGCGCGAGCCTCAAGACGTTCGCCCCGCTTGCGGACGGCCGGCGGCAGCTCACCGGGCGGCTCCTGGCGGTCGAGGGCGGGCTGGTGCGCTTCGAGCCCGACGGGGGCGCGCCCGTCGAGATCGAGTTCTCGAACATCGCCGCCGCACGGCCGGAGGTCGACTGGGCGGCGCTGCTGCGCGGCCGCAGGCCCTCGCCGGCGGCGGAGTCAGGGGGATCGGCGCATGAACCGTGA